In Cyprinus carpio isolate SPL01 chromosome A1, ASM1834038v1, whole genome shotgun sequence, the following proteins share a genomic window:
- the LOC109072296 gene encoding cytochrome P450 4V2-like has translation MLVVELLNGSEVFVSLLLFLTFITYQLLKDYVHKWRELKPVPGISPTYPFLGNTLNFKSNRRDFFCQVVGYTKEFWNSPLFKLWIGPVPFLILYHAETIETVLSNPVHMDKAYAYKFLHPWLGTGLLTSTGDKWRHRRKMLTPTFHFSILTEFLEVMNEQAEVLIEKLEKQAGKGPLNCFNHITLCALDIICETAMGKKIYAQSNHDSEYVRSVYRMSDIITRRQRMPWYWPDFVYNYFGEGREHNRSLKILHSFTESVINERAEYITYVESDSESDQGMRKRRAFLDMLLKTADEDGKKLTHKDIQEEVDTFMFEGHDTTAAAMNWAIHLLGSHPEVQKKAQQELFEVFGESERPINTEDLKKLRYLECVIKESLRLFPSVPFFARTICEDTQISGYKIPKGANVIVITYALHRDPRFFPDPEEFRPERFLPENCVGRHPYAFIPFSAGLRNCIGQRFAIMEEKVVLAFILRYFNIVACQKREELRPLGELVLRPEQGIWITLERRKH, from the exons ATGCTAGTCGTTGAACTATTAAACGGATCGGAGGTTTTTGTCTCACTTCTTCTTTTTCTGACTTTCATAACATATCAGCTACTTAAAGATTACGTGCACAAATGGAGAGAACTGAAACCTGTCCCTGGGATTAGTCCAACTTACCCCTTCTTAGGAAACACGCTCAACTTTAAGTCTAACAGAAGAG ATTTCTTTTGTCAGGTGGTTGGCTACACAAAAGAATTCTGGAATTCTCCTCTGTTTAAATTATGGATTGGACCTGTGCCATTTCTCATCTTATACCATGCTGAGACTATTGAG ACAGTGCTGAGTAACCCTGTTCACATGGACAAGGCCTACGCATACAAATTTCTGCACCCCTGGCTGGGAACAGGACTACTCACAAG TACTGGGGATAAGTGGAGACACAGACGTAAGATGTTGACCCCGACATTTCATTTCTCTATACTAACTGAGTTCCTGGAGGTGATGAATGAACAGGCGGAGGTGCTCATAGAGAAACTTGAGAAACAAGCTGGAAAAGGACCTTTGAACTGCTTTAACCACATCACTCTCTGTGCCCTTGACATCATCTGTG AGACTGCCATGGGAAAGAAGATCTATGCACAGAGCAACCATGACTCTGAGTATGTGCGCAGTGTGTACAG GATGAGTGACATCATCACCAGGCGCCAGAGGATGCCATGGTACTGGCCTGAttttgtgtataattattttggtGAAGGCAGAGAACACAACCGTAGTCTAAAGATCCTTCACTCCTTCACAGAGAGT GTGATTAATGAGAGGGCAGAGTACATCACCTACGTTGAGTCTGACAGCGAATCAGATCAGGGAATGAGGAAAAGGCGGGCTTTCTTGGACATGCTGTTGAAAACAGCAGATGAGGATGGGAAAAAGTTAACTCACAAAGATATCCAGGAGGAAGTAGACACCTTTATGTTTGAG GGTCATGATACGACAGCGGCTGCTATGAACTGGGCCATACACTTGTTAGGATCCCATCCTGAAGTCCAAAAAAAGGCACAACAAGAACTATTTGAGGTTTTTG GCGAGTCAGAGAGGCCTATTAACACAGAGGATCTGAAGAAACTGCGTTATCTGGAGTGTGTGATAAAGGAGTCTCTGCGGCTCTTCCCTTCTGTTCCGTTTTTCGCCCGAACCATCTGTGAGGATACACAGATCA GTGGCTATAAAATCCCTAAAGGAGCAAATGTCATCGTCATAACTTATGCCCTTCACCGTGACCCACGCTTCTTCCCCGACCCTGAAGAGTTTCGTCCTGAACGTTTCCTGCCAGAGAATTGTGTCGGTCGCCATCCTTATGCCTTCATCCCATTCTCTGCCGGCCTTCGCAACTGCATCG GTCAGCGTTTTGCTATAATGGAGGAGAAGGTTGTTCTGGCTTTTATTCTGCGCTACTTTAACATAGTAGCATGTCAGAAAAGGGAGGAACTCCGGCCTCTGGGCGAACTGGTACTGCGACCAGAGCAAGGCATCTGGATCACGTTGGAGCGCAGAAAGCactaa
- the tlr3 gene encoding LOW QUALITY PROTEIN: toll-like receptor 3 (The sequence of the model RefSeq protein was modified relative to this genomic sequence to represent the inferred CDS: deleted 1 base in 1 codon): MELMKLILLPLFCMCFHGHCADTAYPHKSTCTIENAKADCSHMNLDAVPTDLPKNITTLDVSHNRLKTLSSLLLYSNLVTIDASYNSLTAIEKDLCLSVSHLQILNVQHNEVYLISEKDLKNCFHLTRLDLSDNRLKLNGEPFSVLKSLTWLDVSRNKLKSAKLGTQPQLPNLITLVLSGNEISVLQKNDFSFLSNSSAFRVLILSSLSLKKVENGCFQAIARLSDLVLDYCKISLQFTTSLWEELAGTALRKLSLKNTQQVTLSNTTFQGLEKTNITVLDLSSNTMSKIAEGAFQWFPRLEMLSLAHNTLRHLTKDTFRGLGNLRQLNLQKALIKSHTSSLPIIEDFSFHHLVQLEHLCMGNTAFREITEHIFSGLRNLKTLDLSWSITGLKTVTNRTFAALQESPLLQTFNLTAMGINKLAPGAFSSLGNLTTLLLDHNFINQQLKGDELEGLSNIKEIDMSINQQSISLTNTSFIHVPTLRTLKLGRALKGTLAMEPSPFRPLVNLTFLDLSNNNIANINACLLKGLHHLKVLKMQHNNLARLWKTANPGGPVLFLQDARKLSFLDLDYNGLDEIPLNALRGLSELRELSLHGNLLDQLHASVFDDLQSLKYLYLQKNLITSVQHVTFGVPLSNLTELYMDHNPFDCTCESILWFSEWLNSTNASIPGFPQSYICNTPNAYFNRSVMDFDPLSCKDMTPFKALYILSSTAVLMLLFTAFLIHFQGWRIQFFWNIMVNRMLASLEDESITEGRYAYNAYIIHSAQDRPWVERSLLPLEDEKFHFFLEDRDAIPGFSQLDTIVENMGQSRKILFVITEMLLKDPWCRQFKAHHALHQVMEDNRDSLILIFLQDVTDYSLNRSLHLRRGMLKPHCILTGLYTGNESQLSIRNSAQH; this comes from the exons ATGGAACTGATGAAACTCATATTGTTGCCGTTGTTCTGCATGTGTTTTCATGGCCACTGTGCAGACACTGCATATCCACACAAGTCAACATGTACGATTGAGAATGCCAAAGCAGACTGCAGTCATATGAATCTAGATGCGGTTCCAACGGACCTACCAAAAAATATCACCACATTGGATGTGTCTCACAATAGACTTAAAACTCTGTCTTCTCTGCTTTTGTACTCGAATCTGGTGACTATAGATGCCAGCTACAACTCTTTAACTGCCATAGAAAAGGATCTATGTCTTTCTGTGTCACACCTGCAGATTCTTAATGTGCAACACAATGAAGTGTATTTGATAAGTGAGAAAGACctgaaaaactgttttcatttaacaAGACTTGATCTGTCTGACAACAGACTAAAGCTAAATGGAGAGCCTTTCTCTGTTCTAAAG AGTTTGACATGGTTGGATGTATCTCGAAACAAACTGAAATCAGCGAAACTGGGCACACAACCTCAGCTGCCAAACCTGATCACCCTCGTTCTCTCTGGAAATGAAATTTCTGTACTGCAAAAGAATGACTTCTCATTCCTCAGTAATTCTTCTGCATTTCGGGTTCTGATACTCTCGTCTCTGTCTCTTAAAAAG GTTGAGAACGGCTGTTTCCAGGCTATTGCTAGACTTTCTGACTTAGTCCTGGATTACTGCAAGATCAGCCTTCAGTTTACCACCAGTCTTTGGGAAGAACTTGCTGGCACAGCTTTGCGAAAGCTTTCCCTTAAGAACACTCAACAGGTGACACTCTCAAACACAACTTTCCAAGGTCTAGAGAAGACTAACATCACAGTGCTCGACCTCAGCAGTAACACAATGTCGAAGATTGCAGAAGGCGCCTTTCAGTGGTTTCCCCGACTGGAAATGTTATCCCTGGCGCATAACACTCTTAGACACCTAACTAAGGACACTTTCCGTGGACTGGGAAACTTGAGGCAGCTTAACCTGCAGAAAGCACTGATTAAGAGTCATACATCATCCTTACCAATTATTGAAGACTTTTCTTTCCACCATTTAGTCCAATTAGAGCATCTCTGCATGGGAAATACTGCATTCCGAGAGATAACAGAGCATATCTTTTCTGGACTTCGGAACCTGAAGACACTGGATTTGAGTTGGAGCATCACAGGGTTGAAGACGGTCACAAACAGAACATTTGCTGCTTTGCAAGAATCTCCACTCCTTCAGACTTTTAATCTTACTGCCATGGGTATCAACAAGTTGGCACCTGGAGCCTTCTCAAGTTTGGGCAACCTCACTACACTCCTACTTGATCACAATTTCATTAATCAGCAGTTGAAAGGAGATGAGTTAGAGGGCCTCTCTAACATTAAAGAGATTGACATGTCTATAAACCAGCAAAGCATTTCCCTTACCAATACGTCATTCATCCACGTCCCAACATTAAGGACTCTAAAGCTCGGCCGTGCCCTTAAAGGGACCCTAGCTATGGAACCATCTCCATTCAGGCCACTTGTCAACCTCACATTTCTAGATCTCAGCAATAACAATATTGCAAACATAAATGCTTGCTTGCTGAAAGGACTCCATCATCTGAAAGTGCTGAAAATGCAGCACAACAACTTGGCTAGGTTGTGGAAGACGGCCAACCCTGGTGGTCCAGTGTTGTTCCTCCAGGATGCCAGAAAACTGTCTTTCCTGGATCTGGATTACAATGGTTTAGATGAGATTCCACTCAATGCTTTGCGCGGCCTCTCAGAGTTACGTGAGCTAAGTCTCCATGGTAATCTCTTGGATCAGCTGCATGCCTCTGTTTTTGATGACCTACAGTCTTTAAAGTATTTGTATCTTCAAAAGAACCTTATAACGTCCGTCCAACATGTCACATTTGGTGTGCCGCtgtccaacctgacagaactctACATGGACCACAACCCCTTTGACTGCACCTGCGAGAGCATCCTGTGGTTCTCTGAGTGGCTTAACTCTACCAATGCCAGCATTCCTGGATTCCCTCAAAGTTACATCTGCAACACCCCAAATGCCTACTTTAACCGCTCCGTCATGGACTTTGACCCATTGTCCTGCAAAGATATGACACCTTTTAAGGCACTGTACATTTTGAGTAGCACAGCAGTGTTAATGTTGTTATTTACAGCCTTCTTGATACACTTCCAGGGATGGAGAATTCAGTTCTTCTGGAACATAATGGTAAACCGTATGCTGGCGTCACTGGAGGATGAAAGCATTACTGAAGGTAGATatgcatataatgcatatatCATCCACAGTGCTCAGGACAGACCATGGGTGGAACGAAGCTTGCTCCCCTTAGAGGATGaaaaattccatttttttcttgaAGACAGAGATGCAATACCTGGATTTTCTCAACTTGACACCATTGTTGAAAACATGGGACAGTCTAGGAAAATCCTTTTTGTTATTACAGAAATGCTTCTAAAGGATCCATGGTGTAGGCA ATTTAAAGCCCATCATGCACTTCACCAGGTAATGGAGGACAATCGTGACTCGctgattctgatttttttgcaagatgtaactgattacagtctGAACCGCTCTCTGCATCTTCGTCGTGGCATGTTGAAACCTCACTGTATCCTC ACTGGCCTTTACACAGGGAACGAATCCCAGCTTTCCATCAGAAACTCCGCTCAGCATTAG